One Nocardia farcinica genomic region harbors:
- a CDS encoding CHAD domain-containing protein, which translates to MTANTRPLPATDAQPIAAPRLAAYLQAQRDALVAAEGQALDGDATAYIGMLGAVRRARSALTVYRATVGGHREIRRLIEELRWFGYDLDLFHDLDVQRTRIAAALALLRPSHVQGPVRARIGAYFDVRIRPARIIAEDALDSDRYRTLRGDLADVVGLLHGSAAWPDTHPVDDSIAELVDRMRLRMHTVTGALGEDAHDAAVHDVRKVVRRARYFAEAMRDLDPVRFDHARTELAAVQDLLGEHHDAVVAKNHLVQLAREADNADEPTFTYGMLCQRQLDITERCGRELPAACARALEALAACRSSR; encoded by the coding sequence ATGACCGCGAATACCCGGCCGCTACCCGCCACCGACGCGCAGCCGATCGCCGCTCCCCGGCTGGCCGCCTACCTGCAGGCCCAACGCGACGCGCTCGTCGCCGCCGAGGGCCAGGCACTCGATGGCGACGCCACCGCCTATATCGGGATGCTCGGCGCGGTGCGCAGAGCGCGCAGCGCGCTGACCGTGTACCGGGCGACGGTCGGGGGACACCGGGAGATCCGGCGGCTGATCGAAGAACTGCGCTGGTTCGGCTACGACCTCGACCTCTTCCACGACCTGGACGTGCAGCGGACCAGGATCGCGGCGGCACTCGCCCTGCTCCGGCCCAGCCACGTGCAGGGCCCGGTGCGTGCCCGGATCGGCGCGTACTTCGACGTGCGGATCCGCCCCGCCCGCATCATCGCCGAGGACGCGCTCGACTCGGACCGCTACCGGACCCTGCGGGGTGACCTCGCCGACGTGGTCGGACTGTTGCACGGTAGTGCCGCGTGGCCGGACACCCACCCGGTGGACGATTCGATCGCCGAGCTGGTCGATCGGATGCGGCTGCGGATGCACACGGTGACCGGTGCCCTCGGCGAAGACGCGCACGACGCGGCCGTACACGACGTGCGCAAGGTCGTGCGCCGGGCTCGCTACTTCGCGGAGGCGATGCGCGATCTGGACCCGGTGCGGTTCGATCACGCCCGGACCGAGCTGGCCGCGGTCCAGGACCTCCTGGGCGAACACCACGATGCGGTCGTCGCCAAGAACCACCTCGTGCAACTGGCCCGCGAGGCCGACAACGCCGATGAGCCCACCTTCACCTACGGCATGCTCTGTCAGCGCCAACTCGACATCACCGAGCGCTGCGGCCGGGAACTGCCCGCCGCGTGCGCCCGCGCACTGGAGGCACTCGCGGCGTGCCGGTCGTCGCGCTGA
- a CDS encoding sporulation protein: MKVEDILAAAKDTMTVRRVYAEPVERDGTIVIAAAVVSGGGGAGAGVKDGEEGSGGGFGLNAKPAGAYVIRDGRVSWRPAVDVNRLIAVAGAVVITGMLVGARIATAAVRQG; the protein is encoded by the coding sequence ATGAAGGTCGAGGACATCCTCGCGGCGGCGAAAGACACCATGACCGTGCGGCGCGTCTACGCCGAGCCCGTCGAGCGCGACGGCACCATCGTGATCGCGGCGGCGGTCGTCTCCGGCGGCGGCGGTGCCGGCGCGGGCGTGAAGGACGGCGAGGAGGGGTCGGGCGGCGGCTTCGGGTTGAACGCCAAACCCGCGGGCGCCTACGTCATCCGGGACGGGAGGGTGTCGTGGCGGCCCGCGGTCGACGTCAACCGGCTGATCGCGGTGGCGGGCGCTGTGGTGATCACCGGAATGCTGGTGGGCGCTCGCATCGCGACGGCCGCCGTGCGGCAGGGCTGA